In Leptospira selangorensis, the following are encoded in one genomic region:
- a CDS encoding ComEC/Rec2 family competence protein → MGEYLEQNYQDWVPSSSFSYLVLGLLSTLFLDVFFPDQVLIWTAIHSISIIFFSFLFFGKKAPYFSWGVILFFVLAICGYTKRSAPFLEKSASWKKEFSQKINQTLDRAEIQGRVREISLGLVLGDSKGLDKEFKKNAREGGILHLFAASGLHLGILIGCMFAVLKRIPFLGYYIPRILPVLFGLLYLACLGFPISLARAWIFSAWILLQSLFFRKSKPADLLISSAGLVYIWDPVRSFGVSFLLSFGAVSGILLLLPIFQKCFPPISEDKTILTRFIGFWRENLLVSLSAGIGTLPSLIYYFGSYSFGSLGLNLILVPICGILLPLLYFSLILESIYLSLFAQPVWKIVLFLLEILEKTTLYWGESNWNWIHYYRGNTKFFGLGIWFLFLLFLFLWKLLPSKKIENSKLDLSNSANNKSLTNPILKNIWIAGFCICCGFQFLLANSSKWIRLPDVFFGDRFTFFLQEKNRLVLAGKCKYSSKILYKSLGKDPERFCTSSKNLNEIYIEHESCLDWVSECLKRNQNLSLKYGGKEKPKIAGFENWILIPKLVEFHLPDSEQRLIRFEIGKDSLITLANRTKKGEGIILILPRFGIKEDPREWNRFRKQLGIAPGWKFIGSDELPGIPVL, encoded by the coding sequence ATGGGCGAATACTTGGAACAAAACTACCAGGACTGGGTCCCTTCTTCTTCATTTTCCTATTTAGTTCTCGGACTTTTATCGACTTTATTTTTAGATGTTTTCTTTCCTGACCAGGTACTGATTTGGACTGCAATACATTCAATTAGTATAATATTCTTTTCCTTTTTATTCTTCGGCAAAAAGGCCCCATACTTTTCCTGGGGAGTGATCCTATTCTTTGTTTTAGCAATTTGCGGTTATACCAAAAGATCCGCTCCTTTTTTAGAAAAATCCGCTTCTTGGAAAAAAGAATTTTCTCAAAAAATCAACCAAACCCTAGATAGAGCAGAAATACAAGGCAGAGTCAGAGAAATTTCATTGGGTTTAGTTTTAGGAGATTCAAAAGGTTTAGATAAAGAATTTAAGAAAAATGCTAGAGAGGGAGGGATTTTACATTTATTCGCCGCATCCGGCTTACATTTAGGAATTTTAATTGGATGTATGTTCGCGGTGCTGAAACGAATTCCATTCTTAGGATATTATATTCCAAGAATACTTCCTGTATTATTCGGATTATTATATTTGGCCTGTTTGGGTTTTCCAATCTCACTCGCAAGAGCTTGGATATTTTCTGCCTGGATACTTTTACAATCTTTGTTTTTTAGAAAGTCCAAACCCGCAGATCTATTAATTTCTTCGGCAGGACTAGTTTATATTTGGGATCCTGTTCGCTCATTTGGAGTTTCTTTTTTACTTTCTTTCGGCGCAGTTTCAGGCATTCTACTTCTGCTTCCAATTTTCCAAAAATGCTTTCCTCCAATATCGGAAGATAAAACGATCTTAACTAGATTTATCGGATTTTGGAGGGAAAATCTTTTAGTTTCCTTATCTGCGGGGATTGGAACATTACCTTCTTTAATTTATTATTTCGGGAGTTACAGTTTCGGGTCACTCGGTTTAAATCTGATCTTAGTTCCAATATGCGGGATTCTACTCCCTCTATTATATTTTTCTTTAATATTGGAATCGATATACCTCTCCTTATTTGCACAACCCGTATGGAAAATCGTTTTATTTCTTTTAGAAATTTTGGAAAAAACAACTCTCTATTGGGGAGAATCTAATTGGAATTGGATCCATTATTATAGAGGGAACACAAAGTTTTTTGGATTAGGGATCTGGTTTTTATTCTTACTCTTCTTATTCCTCTGGAAATTACTTCCTTCTAAAAAAATAGAAAATTCCAAATTAGATCTTTCTAATTCCGCAAATAACAAATCACTTACCAATCCCATTCTCAAAAATATCTGGATCGCAGGATTTTGTATCTGCTGTGGTTTTCAATTCTTGTTGGCAAATTCCTCCAAATGGATCAGGCTTCCGGATGTATTCTTCGGAGATAGATTCACCTTTTTCCTTCAAGAAAAGAATAGATTAGTACTCGCAGGAAAATGTAAGTATAGTTCCAAAATTCTTTACAAGTCATTAGGAAAAGACCCGGAAAGATTCTGTACAAGTTCAAAAAATCTAAACGAGATCTATATAGAACATGAATCCTGTTTAGATTGGGTTTCGGAATGTTTGAAAAGAAATCAAAATCTATCTTTGAAATACGGGGGAAAAGAAAAGCCAAAGATAGCAGGTTTCGAAAATTGGATCTTAATTCCTAAATTAGTAGAATTTCATCTGCCGGACTCTGAACAAAGGCTGATTCGATTCGAAATCGGAAAAGATTCATTAATCACCTTGGCAAACCGGACAAAAAAAGGAGAAGGGATCATACTCATCCTTCCAAGATTTGGGATCAAAGAAGATCCGAGAGAATGGAATCGATTTAGAAAACAGCTTGGAATCGCTCCCGGTTGGAAGTTTATTGGAAGTGATGAGCTCCCCGGAATACCCGTTTTATAA
- the sixA gene encoding phosphohistidine phosphatase SixA has protein sequence MKIIIARHGEADPNSEDGKDSSRVLTPKGITDIEKMARFFQTGFKIKKIYHSPYVRTKATAEIYSKILKPELETESAEYLLPGEDYFRICPLLKDNSNSDAILLVGHSPDVSVFAETLLGISGVGKSFLFTPGSALAVNIPREKFQGGQIIWFVSPDFLC, from the coding sequence ATGAAGATCATCATAGCCAGACATGGGGAAGCCGATCCCAATTCGGAAGACGGCAAAGATTCATCTAGGGTGCTTACTCCCAAAGGAATCACAGATATAGAAAAGATGGCTCGGTTCTTTCAAACCGGTTTTAAGATCAAAAAGATCTATCATAGTCCTTACGTTCGCACGAAAGCCACTGCGGAAATTTATTCCAAAATTTTAAAACCTGAATTAGAAACTGAATCGGCGGAATACCTTCTTCCTGGCGAAGATTATTTTAGGATCTGTCCTCTTCTTAAAGATAATTCAAACTCGGATGCAATCCTTTTAGTGGGCCATAGCCCCGACGTAAGTGTGTTTGCAGAAACTCTTTTGGGAATTTCAGGAGTAGGAAAATCTTTCCTATTTACTCCAGGCTCTGCACTCGCAGTGAATATTCCTCGCGAGAAATTCCAGGGAGGACAGATCATTTGGTTTGTATCTCCAGACTTTCTCTGCTGA
- a CDS encoding penicillin-binding transpeptidase domain-containing protein, which yields MFQFSEEKNSALGRFLLFQLSSLFLLTPLNSQNFSPKTIIANSEELILVTEVRSDKSRTEKVYGASEFLKKEYSPASTFKTYLVLSLIENHIVDPEEKIECADKHIPNSPRLLNLRDALFYSSNDYFEKVFPKLGKEKLDLTLRKIGYLENSKSNSKVEDWWIDLAGLKHGGKIKLTPKAVHSSWSKIFENGYGFSKGIMEEWENTLFWSECTDRSVRVYGKTGSWEGSFWFQGALVKSENDYIIYTILNRNKSGSRTGTINRFYELTGCKVPSLE from the coding sequence ATGTTTCAATTTTCAGAGGAAAAGAATTCCGCTCTAGGCCGATTTTTACTCTTTCAACTCTCTTCTCTTTTTCTCCTAACTCCTTTAAATTCTCAAAATTTTTCTCCAAAGACCATAATAGCTAACTCTGAAGAGTTGATCCTTGTGACCGAGGTACGTTCGGATAAATCGAGGACTGAAAAAGTTTACGGTGCATCCGAATTTCTGAAAAAGGAATATTCTCCTGCTTCTACCTTTAAAACGTATCTGGTTTTATCTTTAATCGAGAATCATATCGTTGATCCGGAAGAAAAGATAGAATGTGCAGACAAACATATTCCTAATTCTCCTAGACTTTTGAATTTAAGAGATGCGTTATTTTATTCTTCTAATGATTATTTTGAAAAAGTTTTTCCTAAGTTAGGAAAAGAAAAACTGGATCTTACTCTTCGTAAGATCGGTTATTTAGAAAATTCTAAATCGAATTCCAAAGTGGAGGATTGGTGGATCGATCTTGCGGGTTTGAAACATGGGGGTAAGATCAAATTAACTCCTAAGGCTGTACATTCTTCTTGGTCCAAAATTTTTGAAAATGGTTACGGGTTTAGTAAGGGCATTATGGAAGAATGGGAAAATACACTTTTCTGGTCCGAATGTACGGATAGATCTGTTAGAGTGTATGGCAAAACAGGTTCTTGGGAAGGAAGTTTTTGGTTCCAAGGAGCCTTGGTCAAATCTGAAAATGATTATATAATTTATACCATCTTAAATAGAAACAAATCGGGATCCAGAACCGGAACGATCAATAGATTTTATGAATTAACAGGGTGTAAGGTTCCGAGTTTGGAATGA
- the rsmA gene encoding 16S rRNA (adenine(1518)-N(6)/adenine(1519)-N(6))-dimethyltransferase RsmA, translated as MSSPEYPFYKPNMIREFLSERSSAPLKKWGQNFLIDPNAVKTLFSSAEPELLQKSELILEIGPGLGALSHILYGLGKKLRLYEIDPVYYKWLNEFLPGTEIILGDARDTLSDQENSSCFLFGNLPYYITSELILLSLEKLPNLQGAVFLVQKEFAQRITKEISSLSIYAGAYGKFQSKKTIKAGCFYPSPNVDSSVLTFVSDKRFSKKQSYQVLEILCRTLFWGKRKKIGSSIKEAPLDSFYPNGLPLPISEENLRSKLKECIETAGISSDKRPEELKAEDFYKIVDLFQID; from the coding sequence ATGAGCTCCCCGGAATACCCGTTTTATAAACCGAATATGATCCGGGAATTCTTATCGGAAAGGTCTTCCGCTCCTCTTAAAAAATGGGGACAAAACTTCCTCATAGATCCAAACGCTGTAAAAACTTTATTCTCTAGCGCAGAACCCGAACTCTTACAAAAATCCGAACTGATCTTAGAAATCGGCCCGGGCCTGGGGGCACTTTCCCATATACTTTACGGACTCGGAAAAAAACTGAGATTATACGAAATTGATCCAGTATATTATAAATGGCTAAATGAGTTTCTTCCAGGAACTGAGATCATTTTAGGAGATGCAAGAGATACCTTATCGGACCAAGAGAATAGCTCCTGTTTTTTATTCGGTAATCTTCCCTATTATATTACCTCGGAACTCATCCTTCTTTCTTTGGAAAAACTTCCTAATTTACAAGGGGCGGTCTTTTTGGTCCAAAAAGAATTCGCTCAAAGGATTACTAAGGAGATTTCCTCTCTTTCCATTTATGCGGGAGCTTACGGAAAATTCCAAAGTAAAAAGACAATCAAAGCAGGATGTTTTTACCCTTCTCCCAATGTGGATTCAAGTGTTCTTACGTTTGTTTCAGACAAAAGATTTTCTAAAAAACAGTCCTACCAAGTTTTAGAAATTTTATGTAGAACCTTATTCTGGGGAAAAAGAAAAAAGATAGGTTCTTCTATCAAAGAAGCTCCATTAGATTCTTTTTATCCGAACGGCCTTCCTCTTCCAATCTCCGAAGAAAATTTAAGATCTAAACTGAAAGAATGTATAGAGACCGCAGGAATTTCTTCGGATAAAAGGCCGGAAGAATTAAAAGCAGAAGACTTTTATAAGATTGTAGACCTTTTTCAGATCGATTAA
- a CDS encoding ABC transporter ATP-binding protein, with protein MPQFAIEIEHLRKFYPKVKALQGIDLKIPQGGIFGLLGQNGAGKTTLVRILLGFSKQTEGYCKVLGLEPSPLARTKIGYLPERMAVPTYLSGREFLEASFKLALLPSSIAKKKSTEFLEKLGLAEAADRKISTYSKGMLQRLGLANALGGEPELLLLDEPGTGLDPAGYKEFRELILEENKKRGVTILINSHRLLEVEQICTEIGILHKGNLMAQGKLDELKQGKDRIRIRLESAPESYLEEISLEHKKDGKIWDIRPKPEVDLKKLPAILVEKGAEIFLYERKTESLEDVFFRLTQGTENGGSN; from the coding sequence ATGCCTCAATTTGCAATTGAAATAGAGCACCTACGCAAATTTTATCCGAAAGTAAAAGCATTACAAGGAATTGATCTGAAAATTCCGCAAGGCGGGATTTTCGGTCTACTCGGTCAGAACGGAGCCGGTAAAACTACCTTGGTCCGTATCCTACTTGGTTTCTCCAAACAGACCGAAGGTTACTGCAAAGTTTTAGGTTTGGAACCTTCTCCTCTTGCTAGAACTAAGATAGGTTATCTTCCGGAAAGGATGGCGGTCCCTACTTATTTGAGTGGGAGAGAATTTTTAGAAGCGAGTTTCAAACTTGCATTGCTACCTTCTTCCATTGCAAAAAAGAAAAGTACGGAGTTTTTAGAAAAGTTAGGATTAGCAGAAGCTGCTGATCGAAAAATTTCCACTTACTCCAAGGGAATGCTCCAAAGATTGGGACTTGCGAATGCGCTCGGTGGAGAGCCTGAACTTTTACTTTTAGATGAACCCGGCACAGGTTTAGATCCTGCTGGTTATAAAGAATTCAGAGAATTAATTTTAGAAGAGAATAAGAAGAGAGGGGTTACCATCCTCATCAACTCCCATCGTTTGTTAGAAGTGGAACAGATCTGTACCGAGATTGGTATCCTTCACAAAGGAAACTTAATGGCTCAGGGCAAGCTGGACGAATTAAAACAAGGAAAGGATAGGATACGTATTCGTCTAGAATCAGCGCCTGAATCTTATTTGGAAGAGATCTCTTTGGAACATAAAAAGGATGGAAAGATTTGGGACATACGTCCTAAACCGGAAGTGGACCTGAAAAAACTTCCCGCAATTTTAGTGGAGAAGGGTGCGGAAATTTTCCTCTACGAAAGAAAGACCGAATCTTTAGAAGATGTATTCTTCAGACTTACCCAAGGGACCGAAAATGGAGGATCAAATTGA
- a CDS encoding LIMLP_16025 family protein, translating to MDNQKLNDIINAGIGAVQTSKEIFDKLLADLNDGKEKVEQRFDELKAQGEKDLSDNALKFKVPLAWGIVKIEEIRENILKQFLKK from the coding sequence ATGGACAACCAAAAACTAAACGATATAATCAATGCCGGGATTGGGGCCGTCCAGACTTCGAAAGAGATTTTCGATAAACTTCTCGCGGACTTAAACGATGGAAAGGAGAAGGTGGAGCAGAGATTCGACGAGCTTAAAGCACAGGGAGAAAAAGACCTGAGCGATAACGCGTTGAAATTCAAAGTTCCTCTGGCTTGGGGAATCGTGAAAATAGAAGAGATTCGTGAGAATATCTTAAAACAATTTTTAAAGAAATGA
- the rsgA gene encoding ribosome small subunit-dependent GTPase A — protein sequence MDQKPSLNLSVWDADREKEFMKISEDLGISDPVPARIIGEQGQEFRLELESIKEEGTGMLTGALRFNADSSLDLPVAGDWVLTTKLSGEEYLIHKVLPRRSLLVRKTKGETLKPDPICANMDRIFLLHGLDGDFQPRRLERTLIQIWESKATPVVVLTKKDLYSDREEELKEKIDIVRKSCPGVEVFSISNHKQEGLEELEMFWKDGSTSAFIGSSGVGKSSLLNLLIGERIRSVNEVRESDSKGRHTTTNRWMFRLDSGAWILDTPGMREIQLWSDGSGLEETFPEIFEAASNCRFQDCSHISEPDCGVKLAIDLGKISEERFKSYLKLKRELERTANLSAPNSLEFREQKAKWKSIHKEQKRMQQQRDRERYR from the coding sequence ATGGATCAAAAACCATCTTTGAATTTATCCGTATGGGATGCGGATAGAGAAAAAGAATTTATGAAAATTTCAGAGGATCTAGGTATCTCCGACCCGGTTCCTGCGAGAATTATCGGAGAACAGGGACAAGAGTTTCGTCTCGAACTAGAAAGTATAAAAGAAGAAGGTACCGGAATGTTAACCGGTGCACTTCGTTTTAATGCGGATTCTAGTTTGGACTTACCTGTTGCGGGAGATTGGGTCCTAACCACAAAATTAAGCGGAGAAGAATATCTAATCCATAAGGTTCTTCCGAGAAGAAGTTTACTCGTAAGAAAAACCAAAGGAGAAACCTTAAAACCGGATCCTATCTGTGCAAACATGGATCGAATTTTTCTTTTGCACGGTTTAGATGGTGACTTTCAACCAAGAAGATTGGAAAGAACTTTGATACAGATCTGGGAGAGTAAAGCTACACCTGTAGTTGTACTAACAAAGAAAGATTTGTATTCAGACAGAGAGGAAGAACTAAAGGAGAAGATAGACATAGTTCGAAAATCTTGTCCTGGAGTAGAAGTATTCTCGATTTCCAATCATAAACAAGAAGGTTTGGAAGAATTGGAAATGTTTTGGAAAGACGGATCCACTTCTGCTTTTATCGGATCTTCCGGAGTAGGTAAATCTTCTCTTCTAAATTTATTGATCGGAGAAAGAATCAGATCGGTAAACGAAGTCAGAGAATCGGATTCGAAAGGAAGACATACCACCACGAATAGATGGATGTTTCGTTTGGATTCAGGCGCTTGGATCTTGGATACTCCGGGTATGAGAGAGATCCAACTTTGGTCCGACGGTTCCGGGTTGGAAGAAACCTTTCCTGAAATTTTCGAGGCAGCTTCTAATTGTAGATTCCAAGATTGTTCTCATATCAGTGAACCTGATTGTGGAGTAAAACTTGCGATCGACTTGGGAAAAATTTCGGAAGAAAGATTTAAAAGTTATCTGAAACTTAAAAGAGAATTGGAAAGGACCGCGAACTTGAGTGCTCCAAACTCTCTTGAATTCAGAGAACAAAAAGCGAAGTGGAAGTCCATCCACAAAGAACAAAAAAGAATGCAACAACAACGAGATCGAGAAAGGTATCGTTAG
- the trpS gene encoding tryptophan--tRNA ligase: MRILTGVQPSGKLHLGNYFSVIRKLVDYQNKSDLFCFVADLHALTTFSSAKNQTENTYDAVCDFLALGIDPDKCAFWIQSEVPEVTELTWYLSMSITVPKLELAHSYKDKVAKGIVPSGGLFFYPVLMAADILAFNSDKVPVGKDQKQHLEYARDIAEKFNSQYGETFKLPEPEIDEETAIVPGVDGAKMSKSYGNTINFFDDEKKLKKSVMGILTDSAGVDEAKDYEKSIIYSIHSLFLDESGKKNLQSRFTNPGTGYGDLKKALLETVLDYFGPYRKEREKIAADPAYVRSVMKKGSDKARAASSQILDNVRGKLGIGISKVSV; this comes from the coding sequence ATGAGGATATTGACCGGGGTACAACCTTCTGGTAAATTACATTTAGGAAATTACTTCTCAGTTATACGCAAGTTAGTCGATTACCAAAACAAGTCCGATCTATTCTGTTTTGTAGCTGACCTGCACGCATTGACCACTTTTAGTTCCGCCAAAAACCAAACAGAAAATACTTATGATGCTGTTTGCGATTTTTTAGCGTTAGGCATCGATCCTGATAAATGTGCATTCTGGATCCAATCAGAAGTCCCCGAAGTTACTGAACTCACCTGGTATCTGAGCATGTCCATCACTGTTCCTAAATTGGAATTGGCCCACTCTTATAAAGATAAGGTCGCAAAAGGAATCGTTCCGAGCGGAGGACTTTTCTTTTATCCTGTGCTAATGGCAGCGGATATCCTTGCATTTAACAGCGATAAGGTGCCTGTAGGAAAAGACCAAAAACAACATTTAGAATATGCAAGAGATATTGCGGAGAAGTTTAACTCACAATATGGAGAAACTTTTAAACTTCCCGAACCTGAAATAGATGAGGAAACCGCGATCGTGCCGGGAGTAGACGGAGCGAAAATGTCCAAATCTTACGGAAATACGATCAACTTTTTTGATGATGAGAAGAAGTTAAAAAAATCCGTAATGGGAATACTAACCGATTCCGCCGGAGTGGACGAAGCAAAAGATTATGAAAAAAGTATAATATACTCTATTCATTCCCTTTTCTTAGATGAATCCGGCAAAAAAAATCTTCAATCCAGATTTACAAATCCTGGAACCGGTTATGGAGATCTCAAAAAAGCATTATTAGAGACCGTCTTAGATTATTTCGGCCCTTATCGAAAGGAAAGAGAGAAGATTGCAGCTGACCCTGCTTATGTAAGATCCGTAATGAAAAAAGGATCAGACAAAGCGAGAGCGGCTTCTTCTCAAATTTTAGATAATGTAAGAGGAAAGCTGGGAATCGGGATCTCAAAAGTTTCAGTTTAA
- a CDS encoding HDOD domain-containing protein, translating into MNINWYHFEKEGYYLSVRNVNERIEKLNPLYIRFTTLNKSVDKLISVLLDRYLVYLDAISLKESVFSILRESAMNAVKANSKRIFFAENNLNISNPDDYVRGMANFKKEMIKDKERYAALLEKVKFHCLITLAFNRTSFLMRVSNNAPIIAEELKRVENRIGKSKEYNDLGEVFADHADDSEGAGLGLAMSLLMLKNEGIAADSYKLKAEGGITSAYIKIPLDYKHRNVSYQRTVEIIAEIDKLPTFPENLNQIMSLINKPDSSIQQITEQVGRDVSLSTNILKLANSASFAQGRKVETLEDAIKLIGLSELNNILLSLGTKKILEERYKEFEHIWEMSSLSAYICRRLGERMGWKKTFLTNLVCAALLHNIGLVLLLSLEGDTIEKLTDISGKKLLPSTLGLEEAALGITHTSLGGMICEKWNFSDTIKVAAEYHHRPLMAKKESRDVVFAVYLSDWIIECLDGKADPAAIHWEVLQHFGFKKDEEWLEFGKKVIEEYKAFQKHSS; encoded by the coding sequence ATGAATATAAACTGGTACCATTTCGAAAAGGAAGGATACTATCTGAGCGTTCGTAACGTAAACGAACGCATTGAAAAGCTAAATCCTCTCTATATTCGGTTTACCACTTTGAACAAAAGTGTGGATAAACTAATCAGCGTTCTTTTGGACAGGTACCTGGTCTACTTGGATGCGATCTCCCTCAAAGAATCCGTTTTTTCTATCTTAAGAGAAAGTGCGATGAACGCCGTTAAGGCAAATTCCAAACGTATCTTTTTTGCCGAAAACAATCTGAACATTTCTAATCCCGACGATTACGTGAGAGGGATGGCGAATTTCAAAAAGGAAATGATCAAGGACAAGGAAAGATATGCTGCCTTGTTGGAAAAAGTTAAATTCCATTGTTTGATCACTCTTGCTTTCAATCGAACTAGCTTCCTTATGAGGGTCTCTAATAACGCCCCTATTATTGCGGAAGAATTAAAACGTGTAGAGAACAGGATCGGTAAGAGTAAAGAGTATAACGATTTGGGAGAGGTTTTTGCAGACCATGCCGACGATTCCGAAGGTGCCGGTCTTGGACTTGCAATGTCTCTTCTGATGTTAAAGAACGAAGGGATTGCCGCTGATTCATATAAATTAAAGGCAGAAGGCGGGATCACTTCCGCTTATATCAAAATTCCTTTGGATTACAAACATCGAAATGTTTCGTACCAACGTACTGTGGAAATTATCGCAGAGATAGATAAACTTCCTACCTTCCCGGAAAACTTAAATCAGATCATGAGTCTGATCAATAAGCCCGATTCTTCCATCCAGCAGATCACCGAACAAGTCGGAAGAGACGTTTCCTTATCTACCAATATTTTGAAACTTGCGAACTCCGCTTCCTTTGCACAAGGAAGAAAAGTGGAAACATTGGAAGATGCGATCAAGCTGATAGGTCTATCAGAATTAAATAATATTCTTCTGAGCCTTGGAACTAAAAAGATCCTGGAAGAAAGATACAAAGAGTTCGAACATATCTGGGAAATGTCCAGTCTTTCGGCTTATATTTGCAGAAGACTCGGAGAAAGAATGGGCTGGAAGAAAACATTCCTGACCAATCTGGTTTGTGCCGCACTTCTTCATAATATAGGACTTGTACTCTTACTTTCTTTAGAAGGTGATACGATCGAAAAGTTAACCGATATTTCCGGCAAAAAACTTTTACCTTCTACTCTAGGTTTGGAAGAAGCTGCACTCGGTATCACACATACTTCTTTAGGAGGTATGATCTGTGAAAAATGGAATTTCTCGGACACGATCAAGGTGGCTGCCGAATACCATCATAGACCATTGATGGCCAAAAAAGAATCCAGAGATGTTGTATTTGCGGTCTATTTATCCGATTGGATCATAGAATGTCTGGATGGAAAGGCGGATCCCGCTGCAATTCACTGGGAAGTGCTCCAACATTTCGGTTTTAAAAAAGACGAGGAATGGTTGGAGTTCGGTAAGAAGGTTATAGAAGAATATAAAGCCTTCCAGAAACACTCTAGCTGA
- a CDS encoding ABC transporter permease, giving the protein MSSQTDFKFFISSAFRQIGTLLRLTFVQVLRRKAIFFYFSLLGFFLLGEWTCTTSVGGETSHGVSSYMYFILTSFWSLVFLVILTSDLLRQDMDSQVHTLWLSRPVDPFAYVGSKGLTLLVCVVLFVFLAFGISSWFSLEIPWEFLWYQGTMMLVYSFFVLLVLLVTLFSNQSLAIVSSLGLILFSCILDFVAYNQNIDMSAEASDIKKFVLKTIYWVLPQVGTVFYHSFALFLGKADPKNFYGPYSFVQVGAWIVILKSTLWLSTRHKEI; this is encoded by the coding sequence TTGAGCTCTCAAACCGATTTCAAATTTTTTATCTCCTCTGCGTTTCGACAGATTGGAACTCTGCTTCGGTTAACGTTCGTCCAGGTTCTCAGACGTAAGGCGATCTTCTTTTATTTTTCCCTGCTTGGATTTTTCCTTTTGGGGGAATGGACCTGTACTACTTCCGTAGGAGGAGAGACCAGTCACGGTGTTTCTTCTTATATGTATTTTATCCTGACTTCTTTTTGGAGTTTGGTATTTCTGGTGATCTTAACTTCGGACCTTCTCCGCCAAGACATGGATTCTCAGGTCCATACTCTTTGGTTGAGTCGCCCGGTGGATCCGTTCGCTTATGTGGGAAGTAAGGGACTCACGCTGCTTGTATGCGTGGTGTTATTTGTGTTTCTTGCTTTCGGGATCAGCTCTTGGTTCTCTTTGGAAATTCCTTGGGAGTTCCTTTGGTATCAGGGAACCATGATGTTGGTGTATTCGTTTTTTGTTCTATTGGTTCTGTTGGTGACTCTGTTCTCGAATCAGTCTCTCGCGATCGTGAGTTCTCTCGGACTTATACTTTTTAGCTGCATTTTGGATTTTGTGGCCTATAACCAAAATATCGATATGTCTGCGGAAGCGAGCGATATCAAAAAATTCGTTCTAAAAACGATCTACTGGGTTCTGCCCCAGGTCGGGACTGTTTTTTATCATTCTTTTGCGCTTTTTCTGGGTAAGGCTGATCCTAAAAATTTCTACGGACCTTATTCATTCGTCCAAGTAGGAGCATGGATCGTAATTTTAAAATCTACTCTGTGGTTGAGCACTCGGCACAAAGAGATTTAG